A single region of the Streptomyces sp. NBC_00425 genome encodes:
- a CDS encoding VWA domain-containing protein, which produces MDAPADLAHDETRADALVTVRARPAAGPATPTQSAEVLIMDRSLSMAGHGKLDEAKRAMCAAVDALRDGTLLGVVAGHHEAEVVFPATGGLASVDADTRQEAKSRIIGQPAEGGTAIGRWLACADRLFASVPSPGVVRHAVLYTDGKDEHETPEELDGVLETCTDRFVCDARGLGEDWNYAELLRITQALHGSAEAVVNASDLAQDFTRTMRQAQRVVVPRVYLGLRLNSRFRLGFVRQTRPVEAELTARRRHGDEIHVPLGSWPPETRQYQVSLRFDPDALTVGEDLRAVRVTLHAEQMDGTRVPCSEPRAMVVRRRGSPGFGIPPSADLTRVENEHELGMAMRACADAWQKGQHERADRELRIATRLAAELRDAARLRLLRSVSVTGPDDLPHLRRDVSRGQVQRLGLDSTKTAAPPVDAVRPPPSGDAAVRRCPRCGTPPSAHSATFCEECGHRLDTTVDEPDGGPVDAP; this is translated from the coding sequence GTGGACGCACCAGCCGACCTGGCACACGACGAGACGCGCGCCGACGCCCTCGTCACGGTCCGGGCCCGTCCGGCCGCCGGGCCCGCGACGCCGACGCAGAGCGCCGAAGTCCTCATCATGGACAGGTCGCTGTCGATGGCCGGCCACGGCAAGCTGGACGAGGCCAAACGCGCCATGTGCGCTGCCGTCGACGCCCTGCGGGACGGGACCCTCCTGGGCGTCGTCGCGGGCCATCACGAGGCCGAGGTCGTCTTCCCCGCCACCGGCGGCCTCGCATCGGTCGACGCCGACACCCGGCAGGAGGCCAAGAGCCGGATCATCGGCCAGCCGGCCGAGGGCGGCACGGCGATCGGACGGTGGCTGGCCTGCGCGGACCGCCTCTTCGCGTCGGTGCCCTCGCCCGGCGTCGTCCGCCACGCGGTGCTCTACACGGACGGCAAGGACGAGCACGAGACACCCGAAGAACTGGACGGCGTCCTGGAGACGTGCACCGACCGGTTCGTCTGCGACGCGCGGGGGCTGGGCGAGGACTGGAACTACGCGGAGCTGCTGCGGATCACCCAGGCACTGCACGGAAGCGCGGAAGCCGTCGTCAACGCCTCCGACCTCGCACAGGACTTCACCCGGACCATGCGGCAGGCCCAGCGCGTCGTGGTGCCCCGGGTCTACCTCGGCCTGCGCCTCAACAGCCGGTTCCGGCTGGGCTTCGTCCGTCAGACCCGCCCGGTGGAGGCGGAGCTGACGGCCCGTCGGCGGCACGGCGACGAGATCCACGTACCCCTCGGCTCGTGGCCGCCGGAAACCCGCCAGTACCAGGTGTCCCTGCGCTTCGACCCCGACGCGCTGACCGTCGGGGAGGACCTGCGCGCCGTCCGCGTCACGCTGCACGCCGAGCAGATGGACGGGACACGCGTGCCGTGCAGCGAGCCCCGGGCCATGGTCGTACGGCGGCGCGGGTCACCCGGGTTCGGCATCCCGCCGTCCGCCGACCTCACCCGCGTGGAGAACGAGCACGAGCTGGGCATGGCGATGCGGGCCTGCGCCGACGCCTGGCAGAAAGGGCAGCACGAACGCGCCGACCGGGAACTGCGCATCGCGACACGGCTCGCCGCGGAACTGCGCGACGCCGCGCGCCTGCGGCTGCTGCGCTCGGTGTCGGTCACCGGCCCCGACGACCTGCCGCACCTGCGCCGCGACGTCTCCCGCGGACAGGTGCAACGACTGGGACTCGACTCGACCAAGACCGCGGCCCCGCCCGTCGACGCGGTGCGCCCACCGCCCTCGGGCGACGCCGCCGTCCGCCGCTGTCCCCGGTGCGGCACGCCGCCGTCGGCGCACTCGGCGACGTTCTGCGAGGAGTGCGGCCACCGCCTCGACACGACGGTCGACGAGCCGGACGGCGGGCCGGTGGACGCCCCGTGA
- a CDS encoding extracellular solute-binding protein — protein sequence MRKTLTARLTRCVLVLGLLLAAAGCGGGSGPDRVTIMIPWSGDEFQAFYSVLTAFEKKTGIQVDVQVTRALTQQLDAAVTAGAPPDLAMLPSVGAVHGYAQRGTGKERGLQPLDVPTGAYLEPFRGLATVRGKVYAVPVKADVKSLAWFAKPATGRSAPPDLGTPGVWCLGLESGPTSGWPGADWIADILLARSGADFYTKWLTGGEKWSSPQLDEAWTTWRALMGAGVRGAAVRNFGEAAAGMTTEPPRCSLAHGALSAMGFDKGHEHDFVTSSPTRRLEVSADFVGMFTDDNPGAEAFIAFLAGTSAQQLWVDQEAGAAFSADSHVTRYATSVQRRIARMLRPHSGYTLCFGAADAMTPDVSAAFYRAVLDYATAGTRDPGRFLADLDQVQQKLGSSPVPRDKLCAGPN from the coding sequence ATGAGGAAGACGCTGACGGCGCGGCTCACGCGCTGTGTCCTGGTCCTCGGCCTGCTGCTGGCCGCGGCCGGCTGCGGCGGCGGGTCCGGGCCCGACCGTGTGACGATCATGATCCCCTGGTCCGGTGACGAGTTCCAGGCCTTCTACTCGGTTCTGACGGCGTTCGAGAAGAAGACCGGCATCCAGGTGGACGTCCAGGTCACCCGCGCCCTGACCCAGCAGCTCGACGCCGCCGTGACGGCCGGGGCGCCGCCCGACCTCGCCATGCTGCCGAGCGTGGGAGCCGTCCACGGCTACGCACAGAGGGGGACCGGGAAGGAGCGGGGACTGCAGCCGCTCGACGTGCCCACCGGCGCCTACCTGGAGCCGTTCCGCGGGCTGGCCACGGTGCGGGGCAAGGTCTACGCGGTGCCCGTCAAGGCGGACGTCAAGAGCCTCGCCTGGTTCGCGAAGCCGGCGACCGGGCGGTCCGCGCCGCCAGACCTCGGCACGCCGGGGGTCTGGTGCCTGGGACTGGAGTCCGGTCCCACCTCCGGCTGGCCGGGCGCGGACTGGATCGCGGACATCCTCCTGGCCCGGTCCGGCGCCGACTTCTACACGAAATGGCTGACCGGCGGCGAGAAGTGGAGCTCGCCCCAGCTCGACGAGGCCTGGACCACCTGGCGCGCCCTGATGGGCGCCGGCGTGCGGGGCGCGGCCGTCCGTAACTTCGGCGAGGCGGCCGCGGGAATGACCACGGAGCCCCCCAGGTGTTCCCTCGCGCACGGCGCGCTGTCCGCCATGGGATTCGACAAGGGGCACGAGCACGACTTCGTGACCTCCTCCCCGACGCGCCGGCTGGAGGTCTCGGCGGACTTCGTCGGCATGTTCACCGACGACAACCCGGGCGCCGAGGCGTTCATCGCCTTCCTCGCGGGGACGAGCGCCCAGCAGCTGTGGGTGGACCAGGAGGCGGGCGCGGCCTTCTCCGCCGACAGCCACGTCACCCGCTACGCCACCTCGGTGCAGCGGCGGATAGCCCGGATGCTCCGCCCGCACTCCGGCTACACCTTGTGCTTCGGCGCCGCCGACGCGATGACGCCGGACGTGTCGGCCGCGTTCTACCGGGCCGTCCTCGACTACGCAACCGCCGGGACGAGGGACCCCGGCCGGTTCCTCGCGGATCTCGACCAGGTACAGCAGAAGCTGGGAAGTTCCCCCGTTCCCCGCGACAAGCTCTGCGCCGGCCCGAACTGA
- a CDS encoding ABC transporter permease — translation MASTDTGVTVDGDGHPEAGRPGDPHDLTGLEAGLDALDAVQTGRTPLRETLLRKVLPPVTAVVLVLAVWQLLVWFEVAPDYKLPSPADVGSEIRDAWVQGTLLDYIWTSVSRGLLGFLLALVIGTPLGLLVARVRFVRAAIGPILSGLQSLPSVAWVPPAVIWLGLDDSMMYAVILLGAVPSIANGLVAGVDQIPPLFLRAGRTLGATGLREAWHIVMPAALPGYLAGLKQGWAFAWRSLMAAEIIASSPDLGVGLGQLLENGRSNSSMSQVFLAIFLILLVGIAIDLLIFSPLERRVLRGRGLLVTH, via the coding sequence ATGGCCAGCACTGACACCGGCGTCACCGTCGACGGGGACGGTCACCCGGAAGCCGGACGCCCCGGGGACCCGCACGACCTGACGGGGCTCGAGGCCGGACTCGACGCGCTGGACGCGGTGCAGACCGGCCGTACGCCGCTGCGCGAGACCCTGCTGCGCAAGGTGCTGCCGCCCGTCACCGCCGTCGTCCTGGTCCTCGCGGTCTGGCAGTTGCTGGTGTGGTTCGAGGTCGCCCCCGACTACAAGCTGCCCTCGCCGGCCGACGTGGGGAGCGAGATCCGCGACGCCTGGGTGCAGGGCACCCTGCTCGACTACATCTGGACCAGCGTGTCGCGCGGGCTGCTCGGCTTCCTCCTGGCACTCGTCATCGGCACGCCGCTCGGCCTGCTGGTCGCTCGGGTGCGGTTCGTCCGGGCCGCGATCGGCCCCATCCTGTCGGGACTGCAGTCGCTGCCGTCGGTGGCCTGGGTGCCGCCCGCCGTGATCTGGCTCGGGCTGGACGACTCGATGATGTACGCCGTGATCCTGCTCGGCGCGGTGCCGTCCATCGCCAACGGCCTCGTGGCGGGCGTCGACCAGATCCCGCCGCTGTTCCTGCGGGCCGGGCGCACCCTGGGCGCGACCGGGCTGCGCGAGGCCTGGCACATCGTGATGCCGGCGGCGCTCCCCGGCTATCTGGCGGGTCTGAAGCAGGGCTGGGCGTTCGCCTGGCGGTCCCTGATGGCTGCCGAGATCATCGCCTCCTCGCCCGACCTGGGCGTCGGTCTCGGCCAGCTGCTGGAGAACGGCCGCAGCAACTCGAGCATGTCGCAGGTGTTCCTGGCCATCTTCCTGATCCTGCTCGTCGGCATCGCCATCGACCTGCTGATCTTCAGCCCGCTGGAACGACGGGTGCTGCGCGGCCGGGGTCTGCTGGTGACCCACTGA
- a CDS encoding ABC transporter ATP-binding protein — protein sequence MATTIAQAAETATAATHAARIAHVSKSFPAPGAPGGHQLVLDDITLDVAPGEFVTLLGASGCGKSTLLNLVAGLDRPSAGSIATDGRPALMFQEHALFPWLTAGKNIELALKLRGVAAPERRQEAERLLDLVRLRGAHGKRVHELSGGMRQRVALARALAQDSRLLLMDEPFAALDAITRDVLHDELTRIWRETGLSVLFVTHNVREAVRLAQRVVLLSSRPGRIAREWTIGIPQPRRIEDSAVAELSVEITEELRREIRRHGQH from the coding sequence ATGGCCACCACGATCGCCCAGGCTGCCGAGACCGCCACGGCGGCGACCCACGCCGCCCGCATCGCGCACGTCTCGAAGTCCTTTCCCGCCCCGGGCGCTCCCGGCGGACATCAGCTCGTGCTGGACGACATCACCCTCGATGTCGCACCCGGCGAGTTCGTCACCCTCCTGGGGGCCTCCGGCTGCGGCAAGTCCACGCTGCTCAACCTGGTCGCGGGACTGGACCGGCCGTCCGCCGGCTCGATCGCCACGGACGGCCGGCCCGCCCTGATGTTCCAGGAACACGCCCTGTTCCCGTGGCTGACCGCGGGCAAGAACATCGAACTCGCCCTCAAGCTGCGGGGGGTCGCCGCTCCCGAACGCCGCCAGGAGGCGGAACGGCTCCTGGACCTCGTCCGGCTGCGGGGCGCGCACGGCAAGCGCGTGCACGAACTCTCCGGCGGGATGCGCCAGCGCGTGGCCCTGGCCCGTGCGCTGGCCCAGGACAGCCGACTGCTGCTGATGGACGAGCCGTTCGCGGCCCTCGACGCCATCACCCGTGACGTGCTGCACGACGAACTGACCCGGATCTGGCGCGAGACGGGACTGTCGGTCCTCTTCGTCACGCACAACGTGCGGGAGGCCGTGCGCCTCGCCCAGCGGGTGGTGCTCCTGTCCTCACGGCCGGGGCGCATCGCCCGCGAGTGGACGATCGGCATTCCGCAGCCGCGCCGCATCGAGGACAGCGCGGTCGCCGAGCTGTCCGTCGAGATCACCGAAGAACTGCGTAGGGAGATCCGCCGACATGGCCAGCACTGA
- a CDS encoding aliphatic sulfonate ABC transporter substrate-binding protein, with protein MSAARPLATLRAIAALAALPLLLTACGYGSEATDDDGGKQTAVAADAKKLSADEVSIGYFPNLTHATALVGVQEGLFQKELGGTKIKASTFNAGPSEIEALNAGSIDIGWIGPSPSINGYTKSKGKNLRIIGGSASGGVKLVVNPDKIKTLDDLKGKKIATPQLGNTQDVAFLNWIAEKGWKVDAQSGKGDVSVVRTDNKITPDAYKSGSIDGAWVPEPTASKLVAEGAKVLLDESTLWPKNQFVITNIIVSQKFLKEHPDVVEAVLRGSVKTNEWINANPDKAKASANTALEKLSGKALPAEVLDPAWKSVTFLDDPLAATLDTEAQHAVKAGLLDKPDLKGIYDLAPLNKVLKAAGKPEVSDAGLGAE; from the coding sequence GTGTCTGCCGCAAGACCGCTCGCCACACTGCGCGCCATCGCCGCCCTCGCCGCCCTGCCTCTCCTGCTCACCGCCTGCGGCTACGGTTCCGAGGCCACCGACGACGACGGCGGCAAGCAGACCGCGGTGGCGGCGGACGCCAAGAAGCTGTCCGCCGACGAGGTCAGCATCGGCTACTTCCCCAACCTCACGCACGCCACCGCGCTGGTGGGCGTCCAGGAGGGCCTGTTCCAGAAGGAGCTCGGCGGCACCAAGATCAAGGCGTCCACCTTCAACGCCGGCCCCTCCGAGATCGAGGCGCTGAACGCCGGCTCCATCGACATCGGCTGGATCGGCCCCTCCCCCTCGATCAACGGCTACACCAAGTCCAAGGGCAAGAACCTGCGCATCATCGGCGGTTCGGCGTCCGGCGGCGTGAAGCTGGTGGTCAACCCCGACAAGATCAAGACCCTGGACGACCTCAAGGGCAAGAAGATCGCCACGCCGCAGCTCGGCAACACCCAGGACGTCGCGTTCCTCAACTGGATCGCGGAGAAGGGCTGGAAGGTCGACGCGCAGAGCGGCAAGGGCGACGTCTCGGTCGTCCGCACGGACAACAAGATCACCCCGGACGCCTACAAGTCCGGCTCCATCGACGGCGCCTGGGTGCCGGAGCCGACCGCGTCCAAGCTGGTCGCCGAGGGCGCCAAGGTGCTGCTGGACGAGTCGACGCTGTGGCCGAAGAACCAGTTCGTGATCACGAACATCATCGTGTCGCAGAAGTTCCTCAAGGAGCACCCGGACGTCGTCGAGGCCGTGCTGCGCGGCTCGGTGAAGACCAACGAGTGGATCAACGCCAACCCCGACAAGGCGAAGGCGTCCGCCAACACGGCGCTGGAGAAGCTGTCGGGCAAGGCGCTGCCCGCCGAGGTCCTCGACCCGGCCTGGAAGTCCGTCACCTTCCTCGACGACCCGCTGGCCGCCACGCTCGACACCGAGGCTCAGCACGCCGTCAAGGCCGGTCTGCTGGACAAGCCCGACCTCAAGGGGATCTACGACCTCGCGCCGCTGAACAAGGTTCTCAAGGCCGCGGGCAAGCCCGAGGTCAGTGACGCCGGCCTCGGCGCCGAGTAG
- a CDS encoding putative leader peptide: protein MRSFDRTSRALPLLTSRRHIDLGRTSSAFCRPF, encoded by the coding sequence ATGAGATCGTTCGACCGCACCAGCCGGGCACTGCCCCTGCTGACCTCGCGCCGTCACATCGACCTCGGCCGTACCTCCAGCGCCTTCTGTCGGCCTTTCTGA
- a CDS encoding acyl-CoA dehydrogenase family protein: MGVATAPSAPASPHHRTAPDRAHWLRAARETADDLATDAVTREQAGKVPFDEVSRLREAGLLALLVPAGQGGGGADWSTAYAVVREIAAADGAIAQLLGCHYFLGWATRSLTEPGRAALVERQSVAEGWCWGGGLARREPCPTLTRTAQGFVLDGRQSYASGILVADRIAVRAVRSDTGEPLAVVVDPTDHRVRTDGDAGAFGQRLAAGGAVEFDAVPVAPHDVLGSLSADEDVLSPALALTSPVGRLLSVQLLLGMTEGVLAEAREYRSAGHAPWHPAWPTGSSQDPHVLTAYGELTVLARSASALAGQALSAVEGALARGADLSYDECAEASVLVAVAEAAATRAAQESTTRALDIIGARSASSRLGFDRFWRNARAHTLYEPASHRLRDVGDYFLNGAHPPFVLPA, translated from the coding sequence ATGGGCGTTGCCACCGCGCCGTCCGCACCCGCCTCGCCGCACCACCGGACCGCGCCGGACCGTGCGCACTGGCTGCGCGCGGCCCGCGAGACGGCGGACGACCTGGCCACGGACGCGGTGACCAGGGAGCAGGCGGGCAAGGTCCCGTTCGACGAGGTGTCGCGACTGCGTGAGGCGGGGCTGCTGGCGCTCCTGGTCCCGGCCGGGCAGGGAGGCGGCGGCGCGGACTGGAGCACGGCCTACGCGGTGGTCCGGGAGATCGCCGCCGCGGACGGCGCGATCGCCCAACTCCTCGGATGTCACTACTTCCTGGGGTGGGCCACCCGGTCGCTCACCGAGCCCGGTCGCGCCGCACTGGTCGAGCGGCAGTCCGTGGCGGAGGGCTGGTGCTGGGGCGGCGGCCTCGCCCGCCGGGAACCGTGTCCGACGCTGACCAGGACGGCCCAGGGGTTCGTACTGGACGGCCGTCAGAGCTACGCGTCGGGGATTCTGGTCGCCGACCGCATCGCCGTGCGCGCGGTGCGGTCGGACACCGGCGAACCGCTCGCCGTCGTCGTCGACCCGACCGACCACCGGGTGCGGACCGACGGCGACGCCGGGGCCTTCGGCCAGCGGCTCGCGGCCGGCGGCGCCGTGGAGTTCGACGCCGTGCCCGTCGCCCCCCATGACGTGCTCGGCTCCCTGTCCGCCGACGAGGACGTCCTGTCTCCCGCGCTCGCGCTGACCTCGCCCGTCGGACGCCTCCTCTCCGTCCAGCTCCTGCTCGGCATGACCGAGGGAGTGCTCGCCGAGGCCCGGGAGTACCGCAGCGCGGGCCACGCTCCCTGGCATCCCGCCTGGCCGACGGGCTCCTCCCAGGACCCGCACGTGCTGACCGCGTACGGAGAACTGACCGTCCTCGCCCGCTCCGCCTCCGCGCTCGCCGGGCAGGCGCTCTCGGCCGTGGAGGGCGCACTGGCGCGCGGCGCGGACCTGTCCTACGACGAGTGCGCGGAGGCGTCCGTCCTGGTGGCCGTGGCCGAAGCCGCCGCCACCAGGGCCGCGCAGGAGTCCACCACCCGCGCCCTCGACATCATCGGCGCCCGCTCCGCGTCCTCGCGTCTGGGCTTCGACCGCTTCTGGCGCAACGCACGGGCCCACACGCTGTACGAGCCCGCGTCCCACCGTCTGCGCGACGTAGGCGACTACTTCCTCAACGGCGCCCACCCTCCGTTCGTACTGCCCGCCTGA
- the ssuE gene encoding NADPH-dependent FMN reductase — MATVLSVSGSPSPASRTARLLRHLDRRLTAQGHDVIPLDVRTIPAEALLGADFRHPAIVEATELFDRVDGVVIGTPVYKAAYSGLLKSLLDLLPQYALAGKTVLPLATGGSTAHVLAIDYALRPVLSSMGAAHIVQGWFTLDKDITVADDGTLTVTPGTGESLAQVVDQFSHALGGRTALLAAAG; from the coding sequence ATGGCCACCGTTCTGTCCGTCTCCGGAAGTCCGTCCCCCGCCTCCCGCACCGCCCGCCTGCTGCGTCACCTGGACCGGCGGCTCACCGCCCAGGGGCATGACGTGATCCCCCTGGACGTCCGCACCATCCCCGCCGAGGCGCTCCTCGGCGCCGACTTCCGGCATCCGGCGATCGTCGAGGCGACCGAGTTGTTCGACCGCGTCGACGGTGTCGTGATCGGCACGCCCGTCTACAAGGCTGCCTACTCCGGACTGCTCAAGTCCCTGCTGGATCTGCTGCCGCAGTACGCCCTGGCCGGGAAGACCGTCCTGCCCCTCGCGACGGGCGGGAGCACGGCCCACGTCCTGGCGATCGACTACGCCCTGCGCCCGGTGCTCAGTTCCATGGGCGCCGCCCACATCGTCCAGGGCTGGTTCACGCTGGACAAGGACATCACCGTGGCCGACGACGGGACCCTGACCGTCACGCCGGGCACGGGGGAGAGCCTGGCCCAGGTCGTCGACCAGTTCTCCCACGCCCTCGGCGGCCGCACCGCCCTCCTGGCGGCCGCCGGATGA
- a CDS encoding glutathione S-transferase C-terminal domain-containing protein: MPAAPLPTAPSLASAPPLRGRIGCHDGSGYYAAPRRYRLHLSPSCPHCLQIAVTHSLLGLERTLPVVLLPAVPDSPDGGHSALRPLYEASSHRHPGPAAAPVLSDDWSGRIVSTHAPDILRDLVGHFDGDGLARPALHPRGAEEEIEAVARLCERHINEAAQRAGQAGGDAAERQSALGSLLRVLGSLECRLADRQFVLGDAVTAADVQLWVTLVQLDTVHRLHLDAAAVHRIAGHPHLWAYARRLAADPAFGAHLDLDGIARRHHAHCRGLEAAGAAVQILDWAGHIPRPAPDRDVSHGPAGFTEPRHALRLRPSSSA, from the coding sequence ATGCCCGCCGCACCCCTGCCCACCGCGCCGTCCCTCGCCTCCGCCCCGCCGCTGCGGGGCAGGATCGGCTGCCATGACGGCAGCGGCTACTACGCGGCGCCACGCCGCTACCGCCTCCACCTCTCGCCGTCCTGTCCGCACTGTCTGCAGATCGCCGTGACGCACAGCCTCCTCGGACTGGAGCGGACGCTCCCGGTGGTCCTGCTCCCCGCCGTGCCCGACAGCCCCGACGGCGGACACTCCGCGCTGCGCCCGCTGTACGAGGCCAGTTCACACCGGCACCCCGGGCCGGCCGCCGCGCCCGTCCTGAGCGACGACTGGAGCGGACGGATCGTCAGCACCCACGCTCCGGACATCCTCCGTGACCTCGTAGGCCACTTCGACGGCGACGGACTGGCCCGGCCCGCCCTTCACCCCCGCGGCGCGGAGGAGGAGATCGAAGCCGTCGCCCGCCTCTGCGAGCGGCACATCAACGAAGCCGCCCAGCGGGCGGGCCAGGCCGGCGGTGACGCGGCGGAACGGCAGAGCGCGCTCGGCTCCTTGCTGCGCGTCCTCGGTTCCCTCGAATGTCGGCTCGCCGACCGGCAGTTCGTCCTCGGCGACGCCGTCACGGCCGCCGATGTGCAACTGTGGGTCACCCTGGTGCAGCTCGACACCGTTCACCGCCTGCACCTGGACGCCGCCGCCGTCCACCGCATCGCCGGGCATCCGCACCTGTGGGCCTATGCGCGCCGTCTCGCCGCCGATCCCGCCTTCGGCGCCCACCTCGACCTGGACGGCATCGCCCGCCGGCACCACGCCCACTGCCGGGGACTGGAGGCCGCGGGAGCCGCCGTGCAGATCCTGGACTGGGCCGGCCACATTCCCCGGCCCGCCCCGGACCGGGACGTGTCGCACGGGCCGGCCGGTTTCACGGAACCGCGACACGCCCTCCGCCTTCGCCCTTCCTCCTCGGCCTGA
- the nadE gene encoding ammonia-dependent NAD(+) synthetase, producing the protein MNASEPLALQREIARELQVAESFEAGAEIERRVAFLAERLTSTGLSSLVLGISGGVDSTTAGRLCQLAVERARDAGHDARFYTMRLPYGVQADEHDAQLALSFINPDRVLTVDVKPASDAALEALRATDVAFRDAGHEDFVHGNIKARQRMIAQYAVAGAHHGMVVGTDHAAEAVSGFFTKFGDGAADLIPLSGLTKRRVRAVADALGAPAELVRKVPTADLETLDPGKADEDALGVAYDEIDDFLEGRPVTEHAFETIVRRYHLTDHKRRLPIAP; encoded by the coding sequence GTGAACGCTTCCGAGCCCCTCGCCCTGCAGCGGGAGATCGCCAGGGAACTCCAGGTCGCCGAGAGCTTCGAGGCCGGGGCGGAGATCGAGCGCCGGGTGGCCTTCCTCGCGGAACGGCTGACCTCGACCGGGCTGTCCTCCCTCGTGCTCGGCATCAGCGGCGGCGTCGACTCCACGACCGCCGGCCGGCTCTGCCAGCTCGCGGTCGAGCGGGCCCGGGACGCCGGGCACGACGCCCGGTTCTACACCATGCGGTTGCCCTACGGAGTCCAGGCCGACGAGCACGACGCCCAGCTGGCCCTCTCCTTCATCAACCCCGACCGGGTGCTGACGGTGGACGTCAAACCCGCCAGCGACGCGGCTCTCGAAGCTCTGCGCGCCACCGACGTCGCCTTCCGGGACGCCGGCCACGAGGACTTCGTGCACGGCAACATCAAGGCCCGGCAGCGCATGATCGCCCAGTACGCGGTGGCCGGCGCCCACCACGGCATGGTCGTCGGCACCGATCACGCCGCCGAAGCGGTCTCCGGCTTCTTCACCAAGTTCGGCGACGGCGCGGCCGACCTCATCCCCCTGTCCGGTCTGACCAAACGCCGGGTGCGGGCCGTGGCGGACGCCTTGGGAGCGCCCGCCGAGCTGGTCCGGAAGGTTCCCACGGCCGACCTGGAGACCCTCGACCCCGGCAAGGCGGACGAGGATGCGCTGGGCGTCGCGTACGACGAGATCGACGACTTCCTGGAGGGCAGACCCGTCACGGAGCACGCCTTCGAGACGATCGTCCGGCGCTATCACCTCACGGACCACAAGCGGCGCCTGCCCATCGCCCCGTAG
- a CDS encoding FadR/GntR family transcriptional regulator, with protein MSLTDKAIEQIRELIRTGALPPGSRLPPEPDLAAQLGLSRNLAREAVKALSVARVLEIRRGDGTYVTSLQPSLLLEGLGGAVELLQSDAAALQDLMEVRRLLEPMATALAATRITDAQLAQLEAHLEAMREARDDVERLNAHDAAFHRAVVAATGNETLLALLESVSGRTLRARIWRGRTDARSAGRTLAEHEAIHRALCTRDAALSQAAALLHVSTTERWLKEHLRANGPLVTAAPAQRPRSGTADAAPGRRGPGRRGTGPG; from the coding sequence ATCCGTGAGCTGATCCGCACCGGGGCCCTGCCCCCGGGGTCGAGGCTGCCCCCGGAACCGGACCTGGCGGCGCAGCTGGGGCTGTCCCGCAACCTCGCCCGCGAAGCGGTCAAGGCCCTGTCGGTCGCGCGGGTCCTCGAGATCCGCAGGGGCGACGGCACCTACGTCACCAGTCTGCAGCCCAGTCTGCTGCTGGAGGGGCTCGGCGGGGCGGTGGAACTCCTCCAGAGCGACGCAGCGGCGCTCCAGGATCTGATGGAGGTACGGCGGCTCCTCGAACCCATGGCCACCGCGCTCGCGGCCACCCGGATCACCGATGCCCAACTGGCGCAGCTCGAAGCCCATTTGGAGGCGATGCGCGAGGCCCGCGACGACGTAGAGCGACTCAACGCGCACGACGCCGCCTTCCACCGGGCCGTCGTCGCCGCCACCGGCAACGAGACCCTGCTCGCCCTGCTGGAGAGCGTCTCCGGCCGCACCCTGCGCGCCCGCATCTGGCGTGGCCGGACGGACGCCCGGTCCGCGGGCCGCACCCTGGCCGAGCACGAGGCGATCCACCGGGCGCTGTGCACCCGCGACGCCGCCCTCAGTCAGGCCGCCGCGCTGCTGCACGTGAGCACCACCGAGCGGTGGCTCAAGGAGCACCTGCGCGCCAACGGGCCGCTGGTCACCGCGGCGCCCGCCCAGCGCCCGCGCAGCGGCACGGCGGACGCCGCCCCCGGTCGGCGCGGCCCGGGACGGCGGGGAACCGGGCCCGGATGA